The following are from one region of the Hydrogenophaga sp. BPS33 genome:
- a CDS encoding c-type cytochrome, whose amino-acid sequence MFQLPPSPRAIAAALAALLLCAATLAHADDRPREAVALGRYLVQTAGCNDCHSPGYTQNAGKTPENTWLTGDSLGWQGPWGTTYASNLRLVFAGLTEKQWLAHARKMESRPPMPWFSLRAMTDGDLKAIYRYIKAAGPAGQPAPAYVPPGQAVSGPVVRMP is encoded by the coding sequence ATGTTCCAGCTTCCGCCCTCTCCCCGCGCGATCGCCGCCGCCCTCGCGGCACTGTTGCTGTGTGCCGCCACGCTGGCGCACGCCGACGACCGACCGCGCGAAGCCGTCGCACTCGGCCGCTATCTGGTGCAGACCGCCGGCTGCAACGACTGCCACTCGCCGGGCTACACACAGAACGCGGGCAAGACGCCGGAGAACACCTGGCTCACCGGCGACAGCCTGGGCTGGCAGGGGCCCTGGGGCACCACTTACGCCAGCAACCTGCGCCTGGTCTTCGCCGGCTTGACCGAGAAACAATGGCTGGCGCACGCGCGCAAGATGGAGTCGCGCCCGCCGATGCCGTGGTTCAGCCTGCGCGCCATGACCGATGGCGATCTGAAGGCGATCTACCGCTACATCAAGGCCGCGGGCCCGGCGGGTCAACCCGCACCGGCCTACGTGCCGCCCGGCCAGGCCGTGAGCGGGCCGGTCGTGCGCATGCCTTAA